A region of Thermorudis peleae DNA encodes the following proteins:
- a CDS encoding malic enzyme-like NAD(P)-binding protein yields the protein MYLLDQPDATLAFRRQYRGLIGIGSKVPLRDRAMLSLVYTPGVAEACRAISRDEVASFELTGRGNTVAILTDGTDLFGPTRGPVEAALPLLEAKSVIFKTFAGVDAVPICVDLHDPLAIVEVALRLTPTFGAICLDHIRAPHSFTIADHLEKGAPIPVFSNQHHGTAILVLGALKNALDVVGKQLEQVRVVIAGAGLSGIGVARLLYRVGVRDIVVCDRAGAIYAGRTVRMNWAKAYLAKETNPERRRGSLADVLKGADVFIGLAQGNIVTPEMVASMAPDPVIFALALPTPEIDPELAKQAGAAIVATGRADYPNMMDISLVFPGVFRGLLDSGARNIRLRTLVYAAEALASLVPPGQRSPTSIVPQLFDFRVAPAIAAAVVQAANETREATRSVDPATVAENTRRYVYEGTFEPRRPLSMRPRSLAEEAIELRQRHHGVLEIRSKIPIRDPHILNLVYLPPAALVPVDEVRLNPPEVYNLTVKGNLVAIVTDGSAVLGLGDIGPQAALPVMEGKAVLFQSLAGVEAFPICVAERDPQQIVDLVEAIAPSFGGINLEDISAPRCFEIEAALKERLDLPVFHDDQHGTAVVVLAGLINAFRLRGTPLNEAKIVINGAGAAGIATAKLLLVYGVGDLILCDRHGIIARDREIGMNRYKLEMARLTNKQGLRGTLADALVGADVFIGLSSPDILTPQMISTMAPKPIIFALANPDPEIHPDVALEAGALVVATGRSDYPNQVNNSLAFPGIFRGALDVQARDINDAMKLAAAEAIASLVTDRELASGRIIPDSLDLRVPPAVAAAVARAALDTGVARVAADPDEIAARTRTMLYETVR from the coding sequence GTGTATCTGCTAGACCAGCCAGATGCAACATTGGCGTTTCGCCGACAGTATCGCGGGCTGATTGGGATCGGCAGCAAGGTGCCGCTGCGCGACCGTGCGATGCTCAGCCTCGTCTACACGCCTGGCGTTGCCGAGGCATGCCGCGCAATCAGCCGCGATGAAGTCGCATCCTTTGAACTCACTGGACGCGGCAATACCGTCGCGATTCTCACTGACGGCACTGACCTCTTCGGGCCCACGCGTGGGCCTGTTGAGGCTGCACTGCCCTTGCTTGAGGCCAAAAGCGTCATCTTCAAAACATTTGCCGGCGTTGACGCCGTGCCGATTTGCGTCGATCTTCATGACCCACTCGCTATCGTCGAAGTTGCCCTGCGACTCACGCCAACCTTTGGAGCCATCTGCCTTGACCATATCCGTGCTCCGCATAGCTTCACCATCGCCGATCACCTCGAAAAAGGTGCGCCGATTCCAGTCTTTAGTAACCAGCACCACGGCACGGCCATCCTCGTCCTCGGCGCGCTCAAGAACGCGCTTGACGTCGTTGGCAAGCAGCTCGAGCAGGTGCGCGTCGTGATCGCTGGCGCTGGGCTCTCCGGCATCGGGGTTGCCCGGCTGCTCTATCGCGTTGGCGTGCGGGATATCGTCGTTTGTGACCGGGCCGGCGCGATCTACGCCGGACGCACGGTTCGGATGAACTGGGCTAAGGCCTATCTTGCCAAGGAAACGAATCCGGAACGGCGCCGCGGCTCGCTGGCTGACGTCCTCAAGGGCGCTGACGTCTTCATCGGGCTCGCCCAGGGCAACATCGTGACGCCAGAGATGGTCGCCAGCATGGCACCTGATCCCGTTATCTTCGCGCTCGCTTTGCCGACGCCTGAAATCGATCCAGAACTTGCCAAGCAAGCGGGGGCTGCAATCGTCGCCACGGGCCGCGCTGATTATCCCAACATGATGGATATTTCGCTTGTCTTCCCGGGCGTCTTCCGCGGGTTGCTCGATTCGGGCGCGCGCAACATTCGCCTGCGCACACTGGTCTACGCCGCAGAGGCACTGGCGAGCCTCGTGCCCCCCGGCCAGCGCTCGCCGACGTCGATCGTGCCCCAGCTCTTCGACTTCCGCGTCGCGCCAGCCATTGCCGCGGCGGTCGTCCAAGCGGCAAATGAGACACGCGAGGCGACCAGGTCGGTTGATCCAGCGACCGTGGCTGAAAACACGCGTCGCTACGTCTATGAAGGGACGTTTGAACCACGGCGGCCGCTGAGTATGCGGCCGCGTTCACTTGCGGAGGAGGCGATCGAACTCCGCCAGCGTCATCACGGCGTCCTCGAGATCCGCAGCAAGATCCCGATTCGTGATCCGCACATCCTCAACCTTGTCTACTTACCGCCGGCAGCCCTCGTGCCGGTGGACGAAGTACGGCTGAATCCGCCCGAGGTCTATAACCTAACCGTGAAGGGCAATCTTGTGGCCATCGTGACTGATGGCAGCGCGGTGCTTGGGCTGGGTGATATCGGCCCGCAGGCTGCCTTGCCCGTCATGGAAGGCAAAGCCGTGCTCTTCCAGTCGCTGGCTGGAGTCGAGGCGTTCCCAATCTGCGTCGCTGAACGTGACCCGCAGCAGATTGTCGATCTTGTTGAGGCTATTGCACCATCGTTTGGTGGAATTAATCTTGAAGATATCTCAGCTCCACGGTGCTTTGAGATCGAGGCGGCACTAAAGGAGCGGCTCGACCTGCCGGTCTTCCACGATGACCAACATGGCACTGCCGTCGTCGTGCTCGCTGGCCTCATCAACGCGTTCCGCTTGCGCGGCACACCCCTCAACGAGGCAAAGATCGTCATTAACGGGGCCGGAGCCGCCGGCATTGCGACTGCCAAACTCCTGCTTGTCTACGGGGTCGGCGATCTCATTCTCTGTGATCGCCATGGCATCATCGCGCGTGACCGTGAGATTGGCATGAACCGCTACAAGCTCGAAATGGCGCGGCTCACAAATAAGCAGGGGTTGCGCGGCACATTAGCTGACGCCCTGGTCGGCGCTGACGTCTTCATCGGGCTGTCCTCGCCTGATATCCTGACGCCACAGATGATTAGCACGATGGCCCCAAAGCCGATCATCTTCGCCCTCGCCAACCCTGACCCAGAAATTCACCCTGACGTGGCACTGGAAGCCGGCGCACTCGTCGTCGCCACTGGGCGCTCCGACTATCCAAATCAAGTCAACAATTCCCTCGCGTTCCCTGGCATCTTCCGCGGCGCACTCGACGTCCAGGCACGCGATATCAACGATGCAATGAAGCTCGCTGCCGCTGAGGCAATCGCGTCACTGGTCACCGACCGCGAACTCGCCAGTGGTCGCATCATTCCAGACAGCCTTGACCTCCGCGTTCCTCCCGCGGTCGCCGCGGCCGTCGCGCGGGCTGCGCTCGACACCGGCGTCGCGCGTGTCGCCGCCGACCCCGACGAGATCGCAGCCCGTACGCGGACGATGCTTTACGAGACCGTGCGGTAA
- a CDS encoding ABC transporter ATP-binding protein, translating into MSREEQARFVLQGITKRLKRRPVLQDVSLTLPAGAVTVLLGPNGSGKSTLLRVIAGMLQPDAGVRRLGDGTTLPPHAPPPRAVVLVEEPAFYPTLDGWANVRYLLRLAALADGRQTVDDQTIKDALITVGLDAVADRPVGGYSRGMRQRLGLAVVLAYQPDLVVLDEPATGLDEPGRTLLHELLDRWRAAGVAVLVTTHEVAEAETFADRVAVLVRGRIVAEGTLTELTPPVGYVVRVLPEQVTTALEALVGWPVMAQSDGLVRVTGDGTVGPAVHQALATRGVFPLASSIERQSLVAFYREVLQREGVV; encoded by the coding sequence ATGAGTCGAGAAGAGCAGGCACGTTTCGTTCTCCAAGGCATTACAAAGCGGCTGAAGCGGCGTCCAGTGCTCCAGGATGTGTCGCTCACCTTGCCCGCTGGGGCCGTGACGGTGCTGCTGGGGCCGAATGGCTCCGGGAAGAGCACACTACTGCGGGTTATCGCTGGCATGCTGCAACCAGACGCAGGCGTGCGGCGACTCGGCGACGGGACGACGCTGCCTCCACACGCGCCGCCGCCCCGGGCCGTTGTCCTGGTCGAGGAGCCCGCATTCTACCCAACACTCGATGGTTGGGCGAATGTACGCTACCTCCTCAGACTAGCAGCACTCGCTGATGGCCGGCAGACGGTTGACGATCAGACGATCAAGGACGCGCTCATCACGGTCGGGTTGGATGCGGTGGCCGATCGCCCGGTTGGTGGATACTCGCGAGGCATGCGTCAGCGACTGGGATTAGCCGTGGTTCTGGCTTACCAGCCTGACCTTGTTGTCCTCGATGAGCCCGCCACTGGCCTGGACGAACCTGGGCGAACACTGCTGCACGAGTTGCTCGACCGCTGGCGTGCAGCTGGGGTGGCTGTCCTCGTGACGACGCACGAGGTTGCTGAAGCCGAGACGTTCGCCGATCGGGTTGCCGTGCTGGTTCGTGGTCGGATTGTTGCCGAGGGCACACTCACTGAGCTAACGCCACCAGTCGGGTATGTCGTCCGCGTGCTTCCGGAGCAGGTGACAACAGCGCTCGAGGCGCTTGTCGGCTGGCCCGTGATGGCTCAGTCTGACGGGCTGGTGCGCGTGACGGGCGATGGTACGGTCGGGCCTGCAGTACACCAGGCGCTGGCAACACGGGGCGTTTTCCCGTTGGCGAGCTCTATCGAGCGGCAGAGCCTTGTTGCCTTCTACCGGGAAGTACTTCAGCGGGAAGGGGTAGTCTAG
- a CDS encoding ABC transporter permease, which yields MPQWRLGLSLLELELRKSWRAPILLMVIGFVFLQLLFAFSLLQGLSDDLEQYRKIQKTGIPVPTCEQLNLPPGVICQQAQDQFRQMKPQIDQQFTQTLVPPIVARMALLQPVQTGIWAAGWLASGPGLLFLLALGAELMGSEWQWRTVRTVLGIGARRWQWLASKVTVAVLISWVMLVVDWACLALASIGFSLYYRIEPIPGLPVLPRSLAIDQMARALVVVAFFAVAGVTAAAFARSPGSGLALGLVTLMAWLMLGRTKTMLGALSFATWVGQWMGWRRGQTWEMAHLFWIVPRHWLPAPAWAGAAIVLTLLAGVGLARVALTRDELA from the coding sequence ATGCCGCAGTGGCGCCTCGGGCTAAGCTTGCTTGAACTGGAGTTGCGCAAGTCCTGGCGGGCGCCCATCCTCCTTATGGTCATCGGCTTTGTCTTTTTGCAGCTTCTGTTCGCGTTCAGCCTGTTGCAAGGGCTATCAGATGATCTCGAGCAATACCGTAAGATCCAAAAGACCGGTATTCCTGTGCCGACCTGCGAGCAGCTGAACCTTCCCCCTGGGGTGATTTGTCAACAGGCGCAAGACCAGTTCCGCCAGATGAAGCCGCAGATCGACCAGCAGTTCACCCAGACGCTCGTTCCCCCGATCGTTGCGCGTATGGCGCTGCTCCAGCCCGTGCAGACTGGCATCTGGGCTGCAGGGTGGTTGGCGAGTGGTCCGGGTTTGCTTTTCCTCCTGGCCCTAGGAGCCGAGTTAATGGGGAGTGAATGGCAGTGGCGGACGGTACGTACTGTGCTGGGCATCGGGGCACGACGGTGGCAGTGGCTGGCGTCGAAGGTAACCGTAGCCGTGCTGATCAGCTGGGTCATGCTCGTGGTTGACTGGGCCTGCCTGGCACTTGCCTCGATTGGCTTCTCGCTCTACTACCGCATCGAACCGATACCTGGGTTGCCGGTACTACCGAGGAGTCTTGCTATCGACCAGATGGCGCGGGCGCTGGTGGTTGTCGCGTTCTTTGCTGTCGCTGGGGTGACGGCAGCAGCGTTTGCGCGCAGTCCTGGGAGTGGGCTGGCTCTCGGCCTGGTGACGCTGATGGCCTGGCTTATGCTTGGGCGTACAAAGACGATGCTGGGGGCGCTGAGCTTCGCGACCTGGGTCGGGCAGTGGATGGGCTGGCGGCGTGGACAAACCTGGGAAATGGCGCATCTCTTCTGGATTGTCCCGCGCCACTGGCTGCCGGCACCAGCGTGGGCCGGGGCAGCGATTGTGCTCACGCTGCTTGCTGGCGTTGGGTTGGCAAGGGTCGCGCTTACCCGGGATGAACTGGCTTGA
- a CDS encoding o-succinylbenzoate--CoA ligase yields MVVPEWLSWQAQRVPNRQALATSDATFTFQQLCAAADRLARQLIAFGVASGDRVATLLPNSYTMVLAVHAVSRIPAVLVPLNTRLSPAELAPQLAEASPRVLLTNQTLLAHAQAALEQATTHGLEQSCRIVLADTADADALSVPLLETAPEAPATVQRTVDLNAVHTIVYTSGTTGRPKGVMLTYGNHWWNAIGSALNLGVTPDDCWLLCMPLFHVGGISILFRSVIGGFRVLVHERFDAEAVNAAIDRGDVTMISVVSTMLWRMLRARGERPFPPSLRVILLGGGPAPRPLLEACARLGAPVVQTYGLTETASQVVTLAPEDALRKLGAAGKPLYPNALRILGKRGEATPGEVGEILVRGPVVTPGYFRQPERTAAAFQDGWLRTGDLGYLDEDGYLYVLDRREDLIVTGGENVYPAEVEAVLLAHPAVADACVVGVPDPEWGQRVVAAVQLHPDAQLDAAALQAWCRDRLAGYKVPRDIRFVAALPRTASGKLRRHAVRDGWTQPASEAAPPATARGRPGE; encoded by the coding sequence ATGGTGGTTCCTGAATGGCTCTCCTGGCAGGCACAGCGTGTCCCTAACCGTCAAGCCCTGGCCACTTCAGATGCCACGTTCACATTTCAGCAACTTTGTGCCGCGGCTGATCGTCTCGCCCGCCAGCTCATCGCTTTCGGGGTAGCATCGGGCGATCGTGTTGCGACCTTGCTGCCCAATAGCTACACGATGGTGCTCGCAGTGCATGCCGTGAGTCGCATCCCAGCCGTTCTTGTGCCGCTGAACACCCGGCTCTCCCCAGCAGAACTCGCTCCACAATTGGCCGAGGCAAGCCCACGCGTGTTGCTCACCAACCAAACGCTGTTGGCGCACGCTCAGGCAGCGCTCGAACAGGCCACCACCCATGGTCTTGAGCAATCATGCCGTATCGTTCTCGCTGACACAGCCGATGCAGACGCGCTCTCAGTGCCGCTGCTCGAGACTGCGCCCGAGGCTCCGGCAACAGTGCAGCGCACGGTCGATCTCAATGCCGTACATACGATCGTGTACACCTCAGGAACCACCGGTCGACCGAAAGGCGTGATGCTGACCTATGGTAATCATTGGTGGAACGCCATCGGCTCGGCGCTCAATCTTGGGGTTACGCCTGATGATTGCTGGCTCCTCTGCATGCCACTCTTTCATGTTGGGGGAATATCGATCCTCTTCCGGAGCGTCATTGGCGGGTTTCGCGTGCTCGTACACGAGCGTTTTGATGCAGAGGCGGTGAACGCTGCCATCGACCGTGGCGACGTCACGATGATCTCAGTCGTCAGTACCATGCTCTGGCGAATGCTCCGTGCACGGGGCGAGCGGCCCTTCCCGCCTTCCCTCCGAGTGATCTTGCTTGGTGGCGGGCCAGCTCCGCGCCCACTCTTGGAAGCGTGCGCCCGTCTTGGTGCCCCGGTGGTACAGACGTACGGGCTTACAGAGACCGCATCGCAGGTTGTCACGCTCGCGCCAGAGGATGCGCTGCGGAAGTTAGGAGCGGCTGGCAAGCCACTTTATCCCAACGCACTTCGCATTCTTGGCAAACGGGGTGAAGCAACGCCGGGCGAAGTGGGCGAAATCCTCGTCCGTGGCCCCGTCGTGACGCCAGGCTATTTTCGCCAGCCAGAACGTACAGCAGCAGCGTTCCAGGACGGTTGGCTACGTACCGGAGACCTTGGCTACCTCGACGAAGACGGGTACCTCTACGTGCTCGATCGACGAGAGGATCTGATCGTAACTGGCGGGGAGAACGTCTATCCCGCTGAGGTCGAAGCTGTGCTACTGGCTCACCCTGCCGTGGCTGATGCCTGTGTCGTAGGCGTGCCTGATCCTGAGTGGGGCCAGCGGGTCGTCGCCGCAGTCCAACTACACCCTGATGCCCAACTCGACGCCGCCGCGCTTCAGGCCTGGTGCCGTGATCGCCTGGCCGGCTATAAAGTTCCACGGGATATCCGGTTCGTCGCTGCCTTGCCACGCACGGCCTCGGGAAAACTGCGCCGGCATGCCGTCCGCGACGGATGGACGCAGCCAGCCAGCGAAGCTGCACCGCCCGCCACGGCTCGTGGCCGGCCTGGCGAGTGA
- a CDS encoding mandelate racemase/muconate lactonizing enzyme family protein: protein MSSWRLTVQPYAVPLRRPLETAYGSTTLRRGALVSLIAPDGTIGHGELACLPQRPTHSLQDALQLLAACAFDLHNGTPPETILNHWARWDEAGTAARAALETALLDLRARQYGCSLAELLTPTPRPSIAVNAVITASDCDAAATAAAAARDAGYRVIKLKVGMAARGEEEIARVAAVRAAIGPDIALRLDANGAWTPEQAITMLRRLADYNLALVEQPVPAWDIEGLARVRRSVSVPIAADEAVTSREAVEQLCVAEAVDALVLKLPVVGGITVAHALAELAARHQCAIVVTSVFETGIGLAAAMHTAAAVPGELLACGLATASSLVTTLVTGLPEPVHGQLAIPHDEPGLGVALDKEALRFCADLMEDRHAITHARD from the coding sequence GTGAGCAGTTGGCGTCTCACGGTTCAGCCTTACGCAGTGCCGCTGCGCCGTCCGCTTGAGACAGCATATGGCAGCACGACGCTGCGCCGGGGCGCGCTCGTTTCCCTGATCGCACCCGACGGGACCATTGGACATGGGGAACTCGCTTGCCTCCCCCAGCGGCCAACCCACTCCCTGCAGGATGCACTCCAACTCCTCGCCGCTTGCGCCTTCGATCTGCACAACGGCACCCCGCCGGAGACAATCCTGAACCATTGGGCACGCTGGGACGAGGCTGGCACAGCAGCGCGCGCTGCACTCGAAACAGCGCTCCTGGATCTTCGTGCCCGACAGTATGGCTGCTCTCTCGCCGAACTCCTTACGCCAACACCCCGACCTTCCATAGCAGTAAACGCTGTCATTACGGCGAGCGATTGTGATGCCGCAGCCACTGCCGCGGCCGCTGCCCGGGATGCTGGCTACCGAGTGATCAAGCTCAAAGTCGGCATGGCGGCACGCGGCGAAGAAGAAATCGCGCGCGTTGCCGCAGTCCGTGCTGCAATCGGACCAGACATCGCCTTGCGTTTGGATGCAAACGGCGCGTGGACACCAGAACAGGCAATAACGATGCTGCGTCGGCTTGCCGACTACAACCTTGCGCTCGTCGAACAGCCTGTGCCTGCTTGGGACATTGAGGGCCTGGCGCGAGTGCGGCGCTCCGTCAGTGTCCCGATTGCTGCAGACGAAGCCGTGACAAGCCGTGAGGCCGTCGAGCAGCTTTGTGTTGCCGAGGCCGTTGACGCCCTTGTGCTCAAACTTCCAGTGGTCGGCGGGATAACCGTCGCGCACGCGCTTGCGGAACTCGCCGCACGCCACCAGTGTGCCATTGTAGTCACCAGCGTTTTCGAGACCGGCATCGGACTTGCTGCTGCAATGCACACGGCTGCCGCTGTGCCTGGTGAGCTTCTCGCGTGTGGGCTTGCCACAGCGTCAAGCCTGGTGACAACCTTGGTGACTGGGCTGCCTGAACCAGTCCATGGCCAACTGGCAATTCCTCATGATGAACCAGGCCTGGGCGTCGCGCTGGATAAAGAGGCCCTACGATTCTGTGCAGATCTGATGGAGGATAGGCATGCCATCACGCATGCCCGTGACTAA
- a CDS encoding 1,4-dihydroxy-2-naphthoate polyprenyltransferase: protein MRASSSSHTSSLPRWRVWLLGARPATLFASVTPVLVGTAVGVRQSHSLRVLPFLAALTAAVLIQIGTNYANDLFDYLKGADTPARAGPTRITARGLVTPAETRRAVIITFGLAALLGLYLIAVGGWPILLIGVLSIASGILYTAGPWPLGYIGLGDLFVFLFFGLAAVMGSAELQSGAFSWLAFWAAVPIGLLVTNILIINNVRDIPTDRAAGKRTLAVRIGDRASRWQYALFLLIAYLVPLGLWLGGAVDGWILLPWLSLPAGIWLAWHVLSGVTGPALNPLLKRTGQFVLLYGILFALGVLR, encoded by the coding sequence ATGAGGGCAAGCTCGTCGTCGCACACCAGTTCACTTCCTCGCTGGCGTGTCTGGCTGCTCGGCGCACGCCCAGCCACATTGTTTGCCTCGGTGACGCCGGTGCTCGTCGGCACAGCGGTTGGCGTGCGCCAGAGTCATAGCCTGCGCGTGCTGCCCTTCCTCGCTGCCCTCACTGCTGCAGTGCTGATTCAAATTGGCACGAACTACGCAAACGACCTGTTTGACTATCTCAAGGGCGCCGACACGCCAGCTCGCGCCGGCCCGACCCGGATCACCGCGCGGGGGCTTGTCACCCCGGCCGAAACGCGCCGTGCGGTCATCATCACCTTCGGGTTGGCAGCATTGCTCGGGCTCTATCTGATCGCAGTCGGTGGTTGGCCGATCCTGCTGATTGGCGTACTTTCGATTGCGAGCGGCATCCTCTACACAGCTGGGCCATGGCCGCTTGGGTACATTGGTCTCGGCGACCTCTTCGTTTTCCTCTTCTTTGGTCTCGCTGCGGTCATGGGCAGTGCCGAACTGCAGAGTGGCGCCTTTTCATGGCTCGCCTTTTGGGCAGCAGTACCGATCGGCCTCTTAGTGACGAACATCTTGATTATCAACAACGTCCGCGATATTCCAACCGATCGCGCCGCGGGCAAACGCACGCTCGCGGTTCGCATTGGTGATCGGGCGTCGCGTTGGCAATACGCCCTCTTTCTGCTGATCGCCTACCTCGTGCCACTCGGACTTTGGCTGGGCGGCGCTGTTGACGGCTGGATTCTTCTGCCATGGCTCTCGCTGCCAGCTGGCATTTGGCTAGCTTGGCACGTGCTTTCTGGGGTAACCGGGCCCGCGTTAAATCCCTTACTCAAGCGGACAGGGCAGTTTGTACTGCTCTACGGTATCCTGTTCGCCCTCGGGGTGCTGCGGTGA
- the menB gene encoding 1,4-dihydroxy-2-naphthoyl-CoA synthase: protein MAANVKWIPIKQYTDILYERVEGEGIAKITINRPEVRNAFRPLTVMEMMDAFNHARDDSSIGVVLLTGAGDKAFCSGGDQRVRGDGGYVDDQGIPRLNVLDLQKQIRYLPKPVIAVVNGYAIGGGHVLHVVCDLTIAAEHAKFGQTGPRVGSFDAGYGATLLARIVGHKKAKEIWFLCRQYTAQEALEMGLVNAVVPYEQLEETALQWAREILEKSPTAIRFLKAAFNVDTDGLAGLQQFAGDATLLYYLTDEAKEGKNAFLEKRKPDFSKFPRFP, encoded by the coding sequence ATGGCCGCCAATGTGAAATGGATACCGATTAAGCAGTACACCGATATCCTCTATGAACGGGTCGAGGGCGAAGGGATTGCGAAGATCACGATTAATCGCCCGGAAGTGCGCAATGCCTTCCGTCCCCTGACCGTGATGGAGATGATGGACGCTTTCAATCACGCCCGTGATGACAGCTCGATCGGTGTCGTGCTGCTCACTGGTGCAGGTGATAAGGCGTTCTGCTCAGGCGGCGACCAGCGCGTGCGCGGCGATGGCGGCTACGTTGACGACCAGGGTATCCCACGGCTCAACGTGCTTGACCTCCAGAAGCAGATTCGCTACCTGCCCAAGCCGGTGATTGCCGTCGTCAACGGCTACGCCATTGGTGGAGGCCACGTCCTCCACGTCGTTTGCGACCTGACAATCGCAGCCGAGCACGCGAAGTTCGGCCAAACTGGTCCGCGCGTTGGCAGCTTCGATGCCGGGTATGGTGCAACGCTGTTAGCACGCATTGTTGGCCACAAGAAGGCGAAGGAAATCTGGTTTCTCTGCCGGCAGTACACCGCTCAAGAAGCACTCGAGATGGGTCTCGTCAACGCCGTTGTGCCCTATGAGCAGCTTGAAGAGACGGCCCTGCAGTGGGCACGTGAGATTTTGGAGAAGAGTCCGACAGCCATCCGCTTCCTGAAGGCTGCCTTCAACGTCGATACTGACGGCCTTGCTGGCTTGCAGCAGTTCGCGGGTGATGCCACCTTGCTCTACTATCTGACAGATGAGGCGAAGGAAGGGAAGAACGCCTTCCTGGAGAAGCGCAAGCCGGACTTCTCGAAGTTCCCGCGGTTCCCATAG
- a CDS encoding dihydrolipoamide acetyltransferase family protein has product MPKELLFPELAESVVEGTVVKWLVDEGERLTKDQPYIEITTDKVTVELPSPYSGILVKKLVQEGDTVPVHTPLGLLADESEAEAPSQPAASPAMAVEENGDHGADLSLFKPDERAPSPVRNPFLESRGSTATVTAPPEPGRVRAAPAVRRLARELGIDLAQVPGSGPHGRVRIEDVRAYAAQLRATPATPAAKPPAPEVHTPSPTAAPSAPAAAPVGAPSPSFPPPPVYRTPKGYEQLEERVPVSAIRRAIAQQMMVSHLYTVRTLAVEEADLTELVRLREQLKPEAEREGVKLSYLPFILKALTRALKQHPTLNATLDEAHGEVVYRRYYNIGIAVDTEQGLVVPVVRDVERKSVLELAAEIEELAERARAGKLTIEDVTGSTFSVTNIGPIGSLLSFPIINVPDVAILGVHRIQKRPVALPDDSIALRHMMYLSLSFDHRLVDGAEAVRFLKDLIRLLERPERFVLEVV; this is encoded by the coding sequence ATGCCAAAGGAGTTGCTTTTCCCGGAACTCGCTGAGTCAGTCGTTGAAGGAACTGTCGTCAAATGGCTTGTCGACGAAGGGGAACGGCTCACGAAAGACCAGCCCTATATCGAAATTACAACGGATAAGGTCACGGTTGAACTTCCCAGTCCCTACAGCGGAATCCTTGTCAAAAAGCTCGTTCAAGAAGGCGATACCGTTCCGGTCCATACGCCACTCGGCTTACTCGCTGACGAAAGTGAAGCAGAAGCGCCAAGCCAACCGGCTGCATCGCCTGCGATGGCAGTTGAAGAGAACGGTGATCACGGTGCTGACCTCTCGCTTTTCAAGCCAGATGAGCGTGCACCCTCTCCAGTGCGCAACCCATTCCTCGAGAGCCGTGGTAGCACAGCAACGGTAACAGCGCCACCGGAACCGGGGCGTGTGCGTGCCGCTCCGGCTGTGCGTCGGCTTGCGCGCGAACTCGGCATTGACCTCGCACAAGTACCAGGCTCCGGGCCACACGGCCGCGTGCGTATCGAGGATGTGCGCGCATATGCTGCACAACTGCGGGCAACCCCGGCCACTCCGGCTGCGAAGCCACCGGCTCCGGAAGTGCATACGCCATCTCCAACGGCTGCTCCCAGTGCACCAGCGGCTGCACCGGTTGGCGCGCCATCGCCTAGCTTTCCGCCGCCGCCGGTGTACCGGACACCGAAGGGATACGAGCAGCTTGAGGAACGGGTGCCGGTTTCGGCCATTCGCCGGGCAATTGCCCAACAGATGATGGTTAGCCATCTCTATACCGTGCGCACACTGGCCGTCGAAGAGGCTGACCTCACGGAGCTCGTTCGGCTGCGTGAGCAACTTAAGCCCGAAGCCGAACGAGAAGGCGTCAAGCTGAGCTACCTTCCCTTCATCCTCAAAGCCTTAACACGCGCTCTCAAGCAACATCCGACGCTGAACGCAACGTTGGACGAAGCACATGGCGAAGTCGTCTACCGGCGCTACTACAACATCGGGATCGCCGTCGACACCGAGCAAGGGTTGGTCGTTCCCGTCGTTCGCGACGTTGAGCGGAAGAGCGTCTTGGAGCTCGCTGCTGAAATCGAGGAGCTAGCCGAGCGCGCTCGCGCAGGGAAGCTGACCATTGAGGATGTGACCGGAAGCACGTTCTCGGTGACAAACATCGGCCCGATTGGCTCGCTCCTCTCCTTCCCGATTATTAACGTGCCCGATGTAGCGATCCTTGGCGTCCATCGCATCCAGAAGCGCCCGGTCGCGCTCCCTGATGACAGTATCGCGTTGCGCCACATGATGTACCTTTCGCTCTCCTTTGATCATCGGCTGGTCGATGGTGCAGAAGCTGTGCGTTTCCTCAAGGATCTCATTCGCCTCCTGGAACGCCCTGAACGCTTCGTCCTCGAGGTCGTCTAG